GTAAAAACAGAATGCTGCTACCTTTCTGAACAGAATTAGCACTTTGCATCTGTTGCTGGCATTTGTGGGAGGATGTTTAGGCATCTGTTTTGGTTATCTTAACTGATGTAACAGAAAGATCACGTTTGTAAAACTAAAGAGTCTTAATCTTGCTGAATTTTGTATAGGCACAGTAGCAGAAGGAGCTCCTATTATTCCAATTTCTGCTCAGCTGAAATACAATATTGAAGTTGTCTGTGAGTACATAGTGAAGAAAATTCCAGTACCCCCAAGAGACTTTACTTCAGAACCCCGACTTATTGGTAAGTGATAGTATTTATCTTTAACTCTTAATTTGATCTTTTTCACTTTGGTGGTTCCCTTTGAGGGTGTTTATTAATAACTTCCTCTTTCTGcagagataataaataataatcttcgtaaaaaattttttgattctGGGATTGTATTGATAATGCTAGATTGCATTGCTGGAAGAGGGACAGAGTACTGAACACAGAAGCAACTTTTAATCTTTCtgtgatgtgtatatatatggtatattacATGATTAAGATGGAGTCATACAGTATTCTCCATGGAATCAAAATGTTTTAGTCAGGAACAGGATATTAGAAGTTTCAtacagggcacctaggtggctcagtgattgtctgcctttggctcaggtcatgatcccaggcttctgggattgagtccctcatccggctccctgcagggagcctacttctccctctacctatgtctctgcctctctctgtgtctctcatgaatgaatgaatgaatgaatgaatgaatgaatgaatgaatcagtctTAAGAGCTTTCATACAAATGTTTTCATTGTACCATTAATGAAGATTTTCATGTCCCTTTCACTTTAAGTTCATAGTACCACTATTGATATAATTTGATCATCTGATGTGGTTGTGGTTCCTCTATAGAGAGGTAGgagcctttttttgtttgttttgttttgttttgttttgtttttttaggagcCTTTTTAAAACAGACATTTGAGCTTCTCTGGGCCTGTACCTGGTGCCCCCCTTTATATTGTGGGAAGTGTTCTCTTGGGTGATTGTGCTGTGTGTCCTTGCTAAGGGTCACTGCTCTCAGGAACTCAGTTCATGTAGTTCCAAaggtgttttatggttttatttatttttttcatgagagacagacacaggcagagggagaagcaggctccctttggggagcctgatgtggcactcgatcccaggacccaaggatcatgccctgagctgaaggcagatagatgctcaaccactgagccacccaggtgtccttgttttatagttttaaaactaaattttaattcaagAAGTTATACAGAGGTAGATAAAGAAAAGTCCCATCTCCCTGCCTTTCACTTCTGGCCCCTTAGCCCTGAAGTAGCCAAAGTTAACAGGTGGTGTGTATTATTCCCATGCCTTCCTCTTTATTCACATCATTATGTATAAACATGTACATGTTTCCTGTTTTAGTTTTACTTTGTAGAAATGGGAtcatgaggatccctgggtggctcagcggtttagcacctgccttcagcccagggcgtgttcctggagtcccggaatcgagtcccacgttgggctccctgcatggagcctgcttctccctctgcctgtgtctctgcctctctctctctctctctctgtgtctctcatgaataaataaataaaatattttaaaaaaaagaaagaaagaaagaaagaaagaaagaaagaaatgggatcGTACTCTGTGTGTTACTTTAATtaggttgttgggttttttttttttttttttaacagtgtttgTGGGTTATCCTTTCAGGTCATTACATTATAAGTCAAACATTcttttttgggggtgcctgggtagcatagtcggttaggcatccaacttttggtttcagctcaggtcatgatctcagggtcatgggatcaggccccacatcgggctccaagctcagtgcaaTCTGCTtaaatttctccctctccctctgcccctacccccagtgtgtgcacatgtgctctctcaaatcttttaaaaaaacaacattctttttaaatatccgCATGAAATTCCAtagtatggatgtaccataataTGCTCCCATCAATTAACTTttatttccactattttttttttttttaagattttatttatttattcatgagagacacagagacagagaaaggcagagacacaggcagagggagaagcaggctccatgcagggagccccatgtgggacttgatcctggctctccaagatcacgccctgggctgagggcagtgctaaaccgctgagccaccggggctgtcctccACTATTTTCATCATAAGTAAGAGTGTGATAAATATAGGAGTAATAATAATAGATTTTGTCACAAAGTCACCCCTGTGTGTATAAATATTACGTGACTATTATTATCCTAGAGAagttaacttagaaaaaaatatatttcttttaaagttaaaatgagCAGAATtggctttaatttgtttttcttttagttattagGTCCTTTGATGTCAACAAACCTGGCTGTGAAGTTGATGACCTTAAGGGTGGTGTAGCTGGTGGTAGTATTCTAAAAGGAGTATTAAAGGTGAACTGGATTTTGATTattgtgttattttgtttgtttttccctggtCTTAATCATGAAGTGAATAGTATGGATACTCcaaatgaaaaagtaaacttacgtgtgtgtgtgtgaggatgtAGCACATTTTATATGGAGATAGGCTTTTGTGGTAGGTAGTTAGCAACAGTTGGTTGGATGGTTCTCATTTtgaagctcttttctttttttaacagtctTCAACATAAGAGAAATAATTGCCTTTTCAGTTTTGAGGTCACCCTGTTAGGACTTTTGATATGTTAGTGTTAATGGTATCATCCCACAGTGATTCTAATTACTAACTCATGTGTTTACAGGTGGGCCAGGAGATAGAAGTCAGACCTGGTATTGTCTCCAAAGATAGTGAAGGAAAACTCATGTGTAAACCAATCTTTTCCAAAATCGTGTCACTCTTTGCAGAGCATAATGATCTTCAGTATGCTGCTCCAGGAGGTCTTATTGGTAAGGATTTTTCTCTCATCCCTACATTTTTAACATGGCTGTATTTTTCATGGGAAAAGGATTACCCAAAAAGATACattgtagatttttaaatgagtattttaaataattgactGGGGTGGGGGAACATTCATGTGGTTAAGCTGTTGATTTTAGTTCATAAGATGGTTTCATATgtttgtaaaaattatttctaagcaTAAAGAAGAACACATTTTGGTTTAGTATGTGAAGTGACTCCTtttagcaataataaaataagttttatgatCCAGCATTTAAAATGATTAAGTATACTTTTTTGTCTACACAATTTTGGTGGTAGAGAgtggttgtttttttgtgtgttttgcaaATGGAAAGTTATCCACAAATGTCAGTTGAATCCTGTCAGATCATGTTTACTCTGAGGTAGAATTAAAAAATGCCTTCAATTGTGAAGTAATTACTGAGATGATTTATAGGTTTTCTAGTCTCTTACAATTTACAACTTACAACCCATGCCCCGAAAAAGACAAGATTCAGTGAGAATTTGACATGTTGTACCTTTGGATTACAGTAGAAATTATTGGGTAAAGGAggagtttgttttttggttctcTGGTTTTGGGGTATATAATTCACTTTTCTATCCCATAATTAAGAGTTTACTGTATATAATTTAATGATAATGCTCACGTAGCCACTGCTGAGCTTGAACAATTACCAATACTTTACCAGTCTTCATCTTTATATCTTCTTCCCTCCTCATTCACAGCTAAAATATCTTGAAGTGGATCCCAGGAATCATATGTAAAGTcctgaagttaattttttaattagccTTCCAGGGGAGAAATGGCAGGCAAATATTCTACAAATTGCTCGttatgaattttgtattttttcaaccTTTAATAAGTATATTCATACTTATTTTTGAGTTAGGCAATCATCTCTGTCCTTtgtttatagaatttattttttattttatctttttaaagattttatttattcatgagataaacagagagagagatagaggcagagacacaggcagagggagaagcaagctccatgcaggaagcccgacatgggacttgatcccgggtctccaggatcacaccctgggctgaaggcagcgctaaaccgctgagccccctgggctgtcCTGTTCATAGAATTTAAATCAAGAGATTGTTCTCAAATGCCCAACTAATCTATGAGtttatgattctgtttcttcAGGTAAGACAGGTATTTTGTTATGCCCTATGTAATTCTTATATGAGTATGGGAATATAAATGTGTGTAAAAAAGTATAGGTGTATGCTGTACTTATTTGACTAAGTTTTGTGTAAACagctttatagaaaataaaaagttgggcttttttatcttgttttatatcAGGAGTGGGAACAAAAATTGACCCCACTTTGTGCCGGGCTGACAGAATGGTGGGACAGGTACTTGGTGCAGTTGGAGCTTTACCAGAGATCTTCACAGAATTGGAAATATCCTATTTCTTACTCAGACGGCTTCTAGGTGTACGTACTGAAGGAGACAAGAAAGCAGCAAAGGTAAGTGCTTTCTGTAAGTCCTATTTCCGAAAAGTGGCAGCGATGTTAAGACCAGTTTTGAGGTTCATTCTTTTATAGCTAACATGGGATTAAGAAAAGGTGAGTAAATTTGACTTTCAGGAAGTTAAGTCTCATATTAGGTTAGCAGAGATGGAAAATTGCCAATAATCTGtagttggcaaggatgtaggaAAATAAGCAGTcatttttagaaagcattttcttGATTATGATGTTTATTTGTCCTCGATTTTTTTTCCTAGGTGCAAAAGCTGTCTAAGAATGAAGTGCTCATGGTGAACATAGGATCCCTGTCAACAGGAGGAAGAGTTAGCGCAGTCAAGGCTGACTTGGGCAAAATCGTTTTGACTAATCCTGTGTGCACAGAAGTAGGGGAAAAAATTGCCCTTAGCCGAAGAGTTGAGAAACATTGGCGGTAAGTTTACTAGCCCTTGTCACTATCTAATAAAAAAGACACAGTCGATTCCCCTAAGATCTTGGACACGCACAGTTTACCTTGAGCACAACACTTAGTGACACTTTAGCTCAACTATTTCTTTGGATaactttgaatctgtatttctaGCCCCGGTTTGTGATACACACAACATATGAAAAGACCAGGAGTTTATTAgattcattatttctcttttggctttttaaaactatatttggaaataatttcagacttaaaaaaattgcAAGAATTGCACACACCCCTATTCTCTTTTCCTAGATAGACCATATACttttacgtgtgtgtgtatatactctTTTATATGTATAAACTTCTTTCTCGATAAATTAAACCTACAGTTGATATTCTAGTTATACAGCTTGTCCCAATAATGTCCTCTAGTCCCTCTGGTCTAGGCTCCCGCGCTGCATTTAGCTGTCATGTCTCTTTTATCTCTAATTGGGTACTTCCTCAGCTTTTCTTTGTCTTACTTAATGTTGACTATTTTGAAGAATACATTTTTACTCTTCCTTAATTTGAGTTTATCTGATACTTTCTAAGATTAGATTCAGATTATGTATTTTTGGCCGGAATACTTACAGAGGTGGTGATGTCTCCTCAGGAAATCACAGCCAGAAGCACATGAGATCTGATTGATCCTCCTTGTTGAGGTTAATTTTGATTATGCAGTCAGCATTGGCCAGTTTTTCTACCTCATCGTCTTTTTACCTGTGCACCTAGTAAGCATTTTGTAGGAAGACTCCCTGAGACCGTGTGAATAACCTACTCCTCATCACATCTCACTCCCCGGATTTAGCCTCCACTGACGATTCGTGTCTGAATTGAACTTGATTTTAGGATTACAAAATGGTGACACCCTTCCTCCAACCTACCACTTCTcatttattgttctttctttcctattatttACTTAACTAGTTATACTCAGAGTTCTGTTTTATTCAGTAGTTAAGATTTCGTTAATGTCCTTGTTTATTTTGATTGTTCAGGATTTGTCTAGTAGAAGCTCTTCAAGCTGGCtcctatgtccttttttttttttttttcttttttttaaagattttatttattcatgagagacacagaaagagagaggcagagacacaggcagagggagaagcagactccatgcagggagcccgatgtgggacttgatcccaggtctccaggatcatgccttgggctgaaggcagcactaaacctctgagccaccagagctgccttTTAATATGAACAATTCCTTAGTTTCTGGCCCAAGAGATTCTAAACCCATCTTGTACCTCCCCTGCTCCAGTTTTAAAATtggccatttctccaaggaagccTGGTTTCCTTTAgtaggaaatatttagaaatgaagattTGGGTGCTAGGTCTGCTCTTATTCCTAGGGTGCTCTTCCTTCTAGGTCCTTTGAATGGATAAGCTAGGAAATACATATCTTTGATTTCTGACTCTGCTTTTAGTTACCTGGTTAGTTGCTGAATCTACCCTTTGCTTTCTATTCTGTGTGGTCTTATTCCCCTTACTGCCATTGTTTCACACGTAAAAGTTAACTGCAAAAGATTCCTAATTTCATCTTCCTTTGTTAGTTAAGAGCTCAGTCAAAATTTATCTCCCTAAACCATTTTTATGATGCTGTCTTCAATAATTTCCAGTAGGTTCTCACTACTTTATGATACTCTGGACCTTTCTGGAAGCATTTTATGTTTGTTCCTGCTTTGTCTCATACAAACTCTCTCAATTACACTGTTCTGAGACCTCATTATTGTCATAATTATTCAAATCACTTTtggttctctgttcttttctcacTACTTACTTCCCTTATTAAGGCTTCTTGATACTGTGCCCCATGAAGGTGTCTCATCATCTGTTCAGAAGATTCATCTCAATTATTACTCTATAATTTAGAGGGAGTTGAACTTCTGGttgaattttaagtaaataatccTGCTTTGTGGTGATTTTTGTCATTTGATTTTACTCTTTGGTGTGATTATACCATTTGCTATTATAGACACACTGATTTCCAGggtattttaaaatagtcttaaataataaattttcagaAACTCTTAACAGGGAATGTATTATTTGTACTTGGTTAGAATGATTTCCTAGATCAGaacaggttttaaaataaaaggatttttttgtgtCTCTCAGTAATACTATAAGAGGATTCTATCCACATGAAACTTTAGATTTTGCTTAAAAATTGGCAAGTCTTCACcagaaaactgttagaactaataataGGTGGATGCAGGAAAGTTGCAGGACacaatattaatatatacaaGTTTGTTGTAGTTTTATATactaataaagcagcagaaagattaggaaaacaattttatttacagttgctccaaaaagaataaaataccaaaaaaaaaaaaaaaaaaaagaataaaatatctaggaataaatttaaccaaggagatgaaagacctatactctgaaaactgtaagactttggtgaaagaaattaaagacaacacaAGCAAATAGATATACTATGCTTAAGGATTAGAATTACTCATGTTGAAATGTTGCTACTGTCCAAAGCAGTCTATAAATTCAGTGCAGTTCCTATCAAAATAGCatagcatttttcataaaactagaataaatcctaaaatctgtatggaaaagatcccaaatagccaaaacagtcttgagaaagaaatataaagctgCAGATACCATAGTctcagatttcaagctatattacagagctgtagtaatcaaaacagtatgatactggcacaaaaatagacacatagataaatggaataaGATGGGCAAGatataaacccatgcttatatggtcaattaatctatgacaatgtatagtgggaaaaggagagtctcttcaatgaatgatgctgggaaaactaactggacagctacatgtgaaagaatgaaactgatggctttttttttttttttaagattttatttatttatttatttgaaatagaaaacatatgcACGAGTGGGgggaaggagcagactccctaccaAGCAGGTAGCACTAATCGGGGCTCagtcctcaggaccctgagatcatgacgtaagctgaaggcagacactaaacccaggtgccccgaaactGGACcgcttttttacaccatacacaaaaataaattcaaggcctaaatgtgagactgaaacataaaactcttaaaagaaaacataggcagtaatttttgACATCAGCTTTAGCAGTATATTTATGGATAGGTCTcctcaagcaagggaaacaaaagcaaaaataaactattgggactacaccaaaatacagagtttttgcacagcaaaaaatgaaaagacaacctactaaatgggaaaaggtatttgcaaacaGTATGTTCAACAAGGgcttaatagccaaaatatataaagaacttgcaTGACACCAAACAAGCcaaacaattccatttaaaaaaggGCAGTGCACCTTaatagtcatttttccaaagacatacagatggtcaacaaccacatgaaaaaatactcaacatcaatAATTTTTggggagaaatgcaaatcaaaaccacaatgaatttTCACCTTACACCACACTGGATGGTTagtgtcaaaaagacaagaaaaaggggcacctgggtggctaaattgATTGGatatctgacttgatttcagctctggtcatgatctcagtgtcgtgagatcaagccctgtattggggtCCACTCATTcttagtggggagtcttcttgagtttctctctctcttcctctctctcttcctctttctctgcccttcccccttgtGCACGTGCACACTCTTtgtctctcaagtaagtaaatcttaaaaaaaaaaaaaaaagtcaagaaataacaaatgttggtaaggatgtggagtaaaTGGAGCTCTCATGCAGTGtttatgggaatataaattggtgcaactactgtggaaaacagtatggaagttcctcaaaaatttcaaaataatcatgtgatccagtaattctactactgggtatttacccctaaaaaaacaaaaacactaatttgaaaatatatacatatatatatatatttcttatagcattacttacaatagccatgTGTCTATCCATAGATGATTGGATGAGgtagatatggtatatatacacaatgaaatattagccataaaaaaaatagaataaaatcttgctatttgtgacagcatggatggttgtagagggtattatgctaagtgaaataaatcagagaaagacagatactatatgatttcactcaaaggtgaaatctaaaaaacaaacaggccCGTAAATAccaagaacaaactggtggtttctGGTGAGCGGAACAAAGTGGGTAGGGTAGTgcaataggtgaaagggattaacaCTTCcagttatagggatccctgggtggcgcagcggtttagcgcctgcctttggcccagggcgcgatcctggagacccgggatcgaatcccacgtcgggctgccggtgcatggagcccgcttctccctctgcctgtgtctctgcctctctctctctctctctctctctctctgtgactatcataaataaataaaaattgaaaaaaaaaattaaaaaaaaaaacacttccagttataaaacaagtcCTGGAGATGGAAAGTACAGTTTAGAGAGCATAGTCAATAATATAATGTATGGTGCCAGATGGTGAGTACACTTAATGGTAAAcattgagtaatatatagaattggcaaattactatgttgtacacctgaaaccaatataatactgtatgtcaattatacttcaataataacaaattgaaataaaaaacaggtttttaaaaattagcaagtaTGTTAAAATTGTTAAATGAGAGCATCTGAAtgatttttacattcatttttttctttttaagatttcatttatttattcatgagagacacagagggagaggcagggacacaggcagagggagaagcaggctccatgcagagaacctgacatgggactcgatcctgggttcccaggatcacgtcccaggccgaaggcggtgttaaaccgctgagccacccgggctgccctgatttttacGTTCTTTAGAATTGTGGTTTTACCCCATGTTTAGATGGGTTTTGTTCTAGAAGCTATTGTTGGGGTAGCAATTCAGCCTAGTCATTGATTAGAGCAAACATTGTAAGAGGGAGCGGAAGTCCCTCTGCTATTTAAGAGTAATCTGCTAATAGAGTGTACATTCTTCTAGTTCTCCCCTTAATATTCATTACCAGCTAAGGTCATGCTGAATCCTTTGTGATCTGTTGAGTGCTGtgaatggtaaataaataaataaataaataaataaataaataaataaataaataaataaataagcaagcattTTTCAAGAGAAGAGGATAGGAAATGAGATTTTTTAGAAAATCAGACTGTGATAGATTGTGTATCAGCATGATTCCTTAGGTGGACTGGAAGGCTCTGGTGGTTCTGGAGGGGTGAGTATACTTCAGTAGAGTGAAGACAAACATATTTGTAGTAGcaactttttgtttgcttttttggtcATTCATTCTGTCTGGAGCCCATCTTTGTGGCCCTGAGGACCTAGGAAGAAAAGTATCAGCTTTCTTAATGGAACAGCAGTTTTGGGGAACATTCAAATTTAGCAGATAGGCAAGTAAAACCAGTTATGATTGTGTGGTAATGATAATGAAATGGGTGTAAaattcatggtttttaaaattttcttttttgcagtttAATTGGTTGGGGTCAAATAAGAAGAGGAGTGACAATCAAGCCAACAGTAGATGATGACTGAAGAATTCCAGGGAAATCATACATTTGGATGGAGTTGGAATTTCTCATTACAACCTAGGGGTATATTTTCAAAGCAATACTGGGAAATTAATTTCACAGCTCATTACCTTAGTGGTAGCTGTAAGGTTATTCTCATTTTTTGGTGATGAAAATTTAACCTCTAGTGCTAAAATAGGGTctacaataaatgtaaaaattggcATAATGTTAGATTCAATCTACATTTTAGCAGAAATTAATCATTCCCAAATAATGTCTAATTTATACATCAGTACAGGTTTGAAATGAAACTATTTGCTAGAACCAGCCTGTTCTGTAGCACACGTATCAAACCtatttcaaataaagattttcttcttaCTTTGCATGATTCATCTTTGATTGATTCCAGGCTTGAAGGACTATTGTACCAGTAAAGATTTGAAGACACAAGTTCTTAAAAACCAGCTTTGGTTTCTTAtgagtgaaaaggaaattaataaaagttATCCTTTAGAGCATAGGAGCTCATTCCCATGGACACACCATtttgttctctccctcttttcctgaaCTGGAACACAGGAAACCAGAGCCAGAGGTTTGTCACCTTCTTCCTGTGGTGTCCTGCCAGTTGTTTCTGCATTGGTTTATACCTGAAATCTGATAACCTCCCCATATTGGAAAACACTGTTAGACC
The Vulpes vulpes isolate BD-2025 chromosome X, VulVul3, whole genome shotgun sequence genome window above contains:
- the EIF2S3 gene encoding eukaryotic translation initiation factor 2 subunit 3, with the translated sequence MAGGEAGVTLGQPHLSRQDLATLDVTRLTPLSHEVISRQATINIGTIGHVAHGKSTVVKAISGVHTVRFKNELERNITIKLGYANAKIYKLDDPSCPRPECYRSCGSSTPDEFPTDIPGTKGNFKLVRHVSFVDCPGHDILMATMLNGAAVMDAALLLIAGNESCPQPQTSEHLAAIEIMKLKHILILQNKIDLVKESQAKEQYEQILAFVQGTVAEGAPIIPISAQLKYNIEVVCEYIVKKIPVPPRDFTSEPRLIVIRSFDVNKPGCEVDDLKGGVAGGSILKGVLKVGQEIEVRPGIVSKDSEGKLMCKPIFSKIVSLFAEHNDLQYAAPGGLIGVGTKIDPTLCRADRMVGQVLGAVGALPEIFTELEISYFLLRRLLGVRTEGDKKAAKVQKLSKNEVLMVNIGSLSTGGRVSAVKADLGKIVLTNPVCTEVGEKIALSRRVEKHWRLIGWGQIRRGVTIKPTVDDD